A stretch of DNA from Streptomyces xanthii:
GATCCGGACCCCGCAGGGCCTAAGCGCTCGCTCACCGTGGCAGGTAAGGTGAGCCCTCCACACCCCACGGGAGGAGCGAGCGCAGCGATGACGCACGACGAGCGGACCGACACCCAGGCCGCGGACGAGATGCCGTGGGGCGAGGTCACCCCGGACGCGGCGCGGCGACTCCTGGTCGCCGCCGTCGAGGCCTTCGCGGAGCGCGGCTACCACGCCACGACGACCCGCGACATCGCGAGCCGCGCCGGCATGAGCCCGGCCGCGCTCTACATCCACTACAAGACCAAGGAGGAGCTCCTCCTCCGCATCAGCCGCATCGGCCACGAGAAGGCGCTCGAGGTGCTGCGCTCCGCCGCCGACGCGGACGGCACCGCCGCCGAGCGGCTCGCCGAGGCGGTCCGCTCCTTCGTGCGCTGGCACGCGGGTCACCACATGACGGCCCGCGTCGTCCAGTACGAGCTGGACTCGCTCGGCGAGGAGCACCGGCCGGAGATCGTGGACCTGCGCCGGCGCAGCGACGCCACGGTGCGCGAGATCATCGCGGACGGCGTGGCCTCCGGCGAGTTCGACGTCCCGGACGTGTCCGGCACGACCGTCGCGATCCTCTCGCTCTGCATCGACGTGGCCCGCTGGTTCAACGAGCAGGGGCGGCGCACGCCCGACGAGGTCGGCGCGCTCTACGCCGACCTCGTGCTCAGGATGGTGGGGGCCGCCCCGCGGTAGGGCCGCTCAGAGGTAGTAGCGGGACACCGACTCGGCGACGCAGACCGGCTTGTCGCCGCCCTCGCGCTCCACGGTGAAGGCCACCGACACCTGGACGCCGCCCGCCACGTCCTCCACGTTCGTGATCGTCGCGCTCGCGCGCAGCCGCGAGCCGACGGGGACCGGGGCGGGGAAGCGCACCTTGTTCGTCCCGTAGTTGACGCCCATCGTCATGCCCTCGACCGTGATCAGCTGCGGGCCGAACAGCGGCAGCAGCGACAGGGTCAGATACCCGTGGGCGATGGTCGTGCCGAACGGGCCGTCCTTCGCCCGCTCCGGGTCGACGTGGATCCACTGGTGATCACCCGTGGCGTCGGCGAACTGATTGATCCGCTCCTGCGTGATCTCGGCCCAGTCGCTGTACCCGAGCTGCTCGCCCACGGCGCCCTTCAGCTCGTCGACACTCTTGAAAACCCGCGGCTCCGCCATGTTCAGTGGCCTCCGTGTCCGTATGTCTAAGCGCTTGCTCAGTCTTCTCGGCATGCTAACAACGTCCACGGCCGAGGACTAGGCTCGGGCGGGTGCCTCAGATTCCGGAGAAGATCCACGAGCTCACCGTCGGCCAGCTCTCGGCCCGCAGCGGCGCCGCCGTGTCCGCCCTGCACTTCTACGAGTCCAAGGGCCTGATCAACAGCCGCCGCACCTCCGGCAACCAGCGCCGCTACTGCCGTGACACCCTGCGCCGCGTCGCCTTCATCCGCGCCGCCCAGCGCGTCGGCATCCCGCTCGCCACGATCCGCGACGCGCTCGCCGAGCTCCCCGAGGAGCGCACCCCGACCAAGGAGGACTGGGCGCGCCTCTCGGAGGCCTGGCGGGCCGAGCTGGACGAGCGGCTGAAGCAGCTCAACCGGCTGCGCGACCACCTGACCGACTGCATCGGCTGCGGCTGCCTCTCCCTGGACACCTGCGTCCTGTCCAACCCGGACGACGTCTTCGGCGACCGCCTCACCGGCTCCCGGCTGCTCGGCGAACGCCGGGCCTCCTGAGCGCGGCCCGCGCGGCCGTCACTCGTACTCGGTGCCGCCCTTGCGGGTCAGGTACGCCGGGCTGACCGCCTTGACGATCGCCCGCCCGCCGGTCACCGGGCTGTGCCGCTCGACCGCCGGGCGCACCACGACGCCCTCCCGCAGGTGCAGCCCGCGCCCGGACACCGTCTCCCGGCCCTCGGCCAGCTCCAGGACCCGATCGAGGTCGAA
This window harbors:
- the soxR gene encoding redox-sensitive transcriptional activator SoxR, whose translation is MPQIPEKIHELTVGQLSARSGAAVSALHFYESKGLINSRRTSGNQRRYCRDTLRRVAFIRAAQRVGIPLATIRDALAELPEERTPTKEDWARLSEAWRAELDERLKQLNRLRDHLTDCIGCGCLSLDTCVLSNPDDVFGDRLTGSRLLGERRAS
- a CDS encoding TetR/AcrR family transcriptional regulator encodes the protein MTHDERTDTQAADEMPWGEVTPDAARRLLVAAVEAFAERGYHATTTRDIASRAGMSPAALYIHYKTKEELLLRISRIGHEKALEVLRSAADADGTAAERLAEAVRSFVRWHAGHHMTARVVQYELDSLGEEHRPEIVDLRRRSDATVREIIADGVASGEFDVPDVSGTTVAILSLCIDVARWFNEQGRRTPDEVGALYADLVLRMVGAAPR
- a CDS encoding MaoC family dehydratase; translation: MAEPRVFKSVDELKGAVGEQLGYSDWAEITQERINQFADATGDHQWIHVDPERAKDGPFGTTIAHGYLTLSLLPLFGPQLITVEGMTMGVNYGTNKVRFPAPVPVGSRLRASATITNVEDVAGGVQVSVAFTVEREGGDKPVCVAESVSRYYL